GCAGTTCTCCTCCGTGCCCAGTATACCGAAGTCGGCGCCGGTACTCCTCAAGAGGCTGGCGCTGGCGCGGGCGACTCCGCTGAGCCGGGAATCATATGCGGGTGTACAGCACGGGAAATAGAGCACTCCCGTGCCCTTGGTAAACCTTTTTATATTAAGGTCTTGCGCCCAGTCGGCGCGCTTCTCGCGGGCTTCCCCCCAGGGATTGCCCAGGCTGGCCAGGCTGGCAGCGACGCTATGGATGCTGTCCGGGGACATCTGGTACTGTACCATGATGGCGCGGGCCGCCCGCATAACGTCGGTTATGCCCACGCTGCGGGGGCAGCGGCTGACGCAGGTATTGCAGGTGGTGCACAGCCACCAGTCCTCGTCCTCCAGCTCAAAGAGACCGAACTGGGTCTGGCGTACCATCTTGTGCGGGATGAAAGTCCTGACCGTGTTCCAGGGGCAACTGGCGGTGCAGAGACCGCATTGAAAACACAGTTTGAGCGTTTCACCGCCGGCTTCCTTTATCGCCTCTGTGGCGTCCTTGAACGGGGCTACTGATTCCAATTTTTAACCTTTATTCCGGGCTTATTTAACAAATCGCTGTCAATGCGAGGGCGGAGCCCGAAGCATTCCGTTTTCCCGGTTTGCGGATTGCTTCGCTGCGCTCGCAATGACGTGAACGTTCGGGAGTACTGGCGGTTATTAAATATTCTCATTCTTCTGTTTAGCCAGCTTTCTCAGAAAGCAGTTATTACCCTTGGACCAGGGTCAAGGCGTCCGCCGCGCACACCCGGACACACTGGGGGTCGGGTGGTTCACCGCAAAAATCGCACTTCAGGGGGATATCAACATCCGGTTCTCTAAAGATGGGTTTTACCGGACAGGAGGAGTTGCAGGTGATACAGTCATTGAAGTCGATGCCATCCCTGACGCTGACATGCTTGGCAGTGCATTCCGCCTCGGTGTAAGGCCCGGCGATTACCGGGTAAGAGAAGTCACCCAAAGTGAAGACCCTAATCCTCGACCTCTTGGGATTGAAGGTGTTTTTGACGTGCTGAAAGGAGCAGGCCATTTCGCAGAGTCGGCAGCCGGTGCATTTGACGTTATCGATTCTTATTTTCGGCATTGTTCTCTCCTTAATCCGGTTATTAGATTCCCTGGCTCAGGACAACCCCAGTTCTGCCAGCTTTTCACGGGTAGGCACGCCATTCTCATCCCAGCCGCGGAGGCGGTAATACTCGGGCAGCATTTCCCGGAGATGGTGTACCTGACCTTCGGCGGCTCCCTTGAGC
This DNA window, taken from Dehalococcoidales bacterium, encodes the following:
- a CDS encoding (Fe-S)-binding protein, giving the protein MESVAPFKDATEAIKEAGGETLKLCFQCGLCTASCPWNTVRTFIPHKMVRQTQFGLFELEDEDWWLCTTCNTCVSRCPRSVGITDVMRAARAIMVQYQMSPDSIHSVAASLASLGNPWGEAREKRADWAQDLNIKRFTKGTGVLYFPCCTPAYDSRLSGVARASASLLRSTGADFGILGTEENCCGESIRKTGDTSLFVSLARSNIDTFHRSGVTEIIATSPHCYTTFKNEYPALGGSFKVTHFT